GGGTGAGTTTACACCTCCCAGTCACAGCGCCTGCCACAGACTGGGGCTCATAAGGATTTCGTCATTAGTTTATTCAAGCTTagttctctgtctgtgtttctgcagcattattttcaattattcaactatttatttttcatttcgcAGATTCATTTGCTGCACAAGAGCcagatttaaaatgatttacttCAGTGATTGTTCACACACAGCAAACCACTGCTTTGAACCCACCAAGTTATTCCTTTGGCTACTAATACTAATGTAATATCAAATATATGCTGTACCCTTCATGGCCATAACTAGAAGGGCAAATGGAGAATACATATCTCCGCAAGAGTAATGCCCTATCGacaagttaaagaaagtttgaaaaaaaaaaaaatggatgtaCCCATTTATCCAGATGATCTCCAAAATTCGAAATTCAAAAGTCATGTCAACTTTTTAAAAGTACactataaaagaataaatactttttcatCTGGTAAATATTACAGCAACCTTATTACTTTCTATTTCCAACCTGCAACACAAGTCTGTATCTGAGGGGCTTTGTGTTACAAACTTACTAATGTCATTGCAGCCAGTTTTGGATCAAAGTCTCAATAGAGTCAAATCTCAGTCTCTTGCAGTAAGCAATACATTGGCAACCCTAATTTAACTGATGGTAAATGACTATtgtggccccctggtggctgtgggGCCCTAAGCAGCCTGCTCTGCTGAAAGTgcatcactgtttgtttttttctactcTCCAGATGCTGTCAGAAGAAACCTTACACAGCAGCACACaccgaggaagacgaggacatttccagtgaaaagaaaaatccagTGGTCACTTGATCGAGGAGCAGCACTGACATCCGGCTATTGAaggaagaaccccccccccccccccaactgttCCTCATTAAATGGTATTTTAATGTGGAATTACGTGGCATCACCAGGAGCAAGAAcatgatataaataataataataataataataatgctttgAAATATCTCCATAGACCTGGAATAATATATTCTGTGAGAGCAACCTCTGCAACTGCACTCACATGCTGCTTAACTGTTATGAATTAGATACAAATACACTTGGTACATATAGGAGAATGTTCTAATATACTGATTTTCACATTTAGTGTAGCtgcaattcatttttttttcactttaaaaatgtgtatttaaacatttctgaatgatctttgtaaataaacaaacagtgcACAGACTGAACTAAGAGGGAGAAAGACGGTAATAAAAACGGTCTATTTTTCATGGTGGTGTATTGTTGAATATCTCTTCATCGTCAGTTGTTTATAAAGCATCACATTGTGCAATAGACGTGGATAGAATTATCTGAATTTTCTGAACACAAAAAGGCTGCGATGACACACAAATTTGCTTTGTGTATTTAACGCTTTAGACAAtcgatcatgatgatgatgaaggtatTTTGGTTTTGAGGGATATATTAAAAGAGTCATCgtgacattttctgttttgttgccATTTTCTTATTGGAACACTCATCGATCGAGCACAGACATACTGATGGAAACAAGACGCACACAATCCCAGTGAAGATTCCCATGGCTGCACAAACATAACAAGATATTTAATTATATGAATGCCACTTTCTTCTGATCACTGTCACCGCTGTAAACCTCGCAGTGAATAGTAATATGATCTTAGCTACCAATCATTAAATAAGGTAGTTTTAATACAAAGTAATActtcaatatttaaatgaattacATTTAGATACAATCTTGTTTTTCAattgtttatttatgtaaaaaaaactaaaacattctGTAACATTTCTTGAAACAATGGAAACCTAATTTATAAAATCAATTTACAATTCTAAGATGTATTACTCAACTTCTTTCAATGTCACATTCTTCTGCTGGGGTTTCAAAGATACCCTGTTTTAGATTGATGCTGAAAAACGAGTAGAAACATCTGTTCCCTGTAGATTGGACTACTGTAATTCTCTATTTTCAGGACGTCCCGATAGGTCAGAGGTGATCCATACTGCTGCAGCAGGAACACTGACAGGAACCTCACATCTCTCCACTCTAAGCTTCTCTGCATTTGCTCCCAGTAAAATCCAGAATAGTGTTTAAAATCCTGTgtacaaaatgttttaaagagCTCATTGAACCTTTTCAATTCCATGGATAACTTCACTCTAAATATTTCTCTGCTCCAATTCGAGGCAGACGGCTGCTCCACCCTACGGGTTGTTGTGTAACATTTCAAGGTGATTTGAGATATTGATACAGAGGAAAAtcactgtaaataaataaaacacttgatAATCATATTAGACTGTCCTGGTAGTGCACATGGACGTTTTGTTCCCCCCCACTGATGCATGGGCACCGTATCCTGTCAGAAGgaataaagacaaacagacaaaaacaatattacTTGTAGTGTTCTGAATTCAATCACTTCTACCCTGTAGTTATTCAATGCATTGGCCAATCAAATTCAGTGGGTAGAAAAAACATATGTATTTCTGACGCAGAATACCTTTCTCTTTTGTACATCGCTTGAATGGTTTCGGGTAGAGGTCGTCCGAAACTCTcggggaggaagagggtggCAAAGATGgagacaacacacagagaccccATCACAATATGAGGAAGGCCCTTCAGGTAGATCCCTACACCGAGGAGAAGGGGACGTTTAGATGGGAGAACGGGCTCTGGGTCTCATGGgaggtgaaaaaataaaaacgccAATGTGTGTACTCACTCAGCGTCAACAAAAACGGCGCGAAGCAGGCCCCCACTCTGGAGATGGTGGACGTTGTTCCTGTGGCCGTGTTCCTGAGCGGCGTTGGGTAGAGCTCCGAGGTGTAGGTAAATATCATGGAGACGCCAGCGGTGAGAGCGTATTTACCCAATATCTCCAGAGCAAGAGACATGTGTGGTAGAGCTGAAAGACAAGGGGGGAGTTTGTTTTTAACCAAAGACaacacagtggaaacacaacagCGCCTGGAGCTCTTAGTCACCACTGCCCAGGAGCTTTGTTTGCAGTCctgttgtttgtcagcaggagtATGCAAAATCTACCGATCGGATTTCCATGTTGCTTGAAGGGAGGTGGCAATTTGCTCCCTGAAAAATGGTCCCGAGAAATCACTGTTTCAATTTCGGGCCTGTATCTGGACAACGGGGCTAATTGTTCACGGCTCTTGTCTCTGGTGTGTTGAGGAGACTgctatctatgagtgtgtgcaaatgAAATGGATTTGTCATTTGCAGGTGAAGACTTGTGCAGCGTTTTGGACGTTGTTTAGGATTTCAAAAGAAGCGAGCACTGGGAGGAGCTGGCGGCTTGCAAACCTTGAAGCAGCCTCTAAATACTGTTTATCCAGTGATGCTGCATTAAACATACATGGTATCGACACTGAAAAAATTAGTTAGTGTAGTTCAGGCCTAGTGTCAAAATAAATTAAGCCCTTTCTGAAAAGACCAGTGATGTTTGAAACCAGACCTCATCAGTCATTCGACACTGAAACAACATATTGATACAGATCACCTCAAGGCTCCAACTGTACCACTAACACTTTATAACTAGTAGCTATAACTCCTGTAGGCTAATGAGGATTTTACTTACTTTCAGGTACAAATTGAATGAGTAACAGTGGCACTGATCCAATGAGCAGGATGCAGATCATAGCTGATCGTCGTGGAAAATATCGCAGCGCCACCCAGCTGGTGATGTACCCAGGAACCTCTATGGCTGCTGAGATGAAGCAGCTGATGTAGGGGTCATCGTGGAGCTGGGCCGTGCTGAAGGACAGGCCAAAGTATCCGGTCATCATGGTGAACCTACAGCAGAAATCTGAATATAAATAACCtttaacacagacacatgtacacTCTCATAAACAATCAcatacacatgcaaatacatatacacatggaaataaatatacaaatgcacatgtatataaacatgcccagacacataaacatgcacatggacatatataaatacacatacatGTGCACATGCAGATGTCTATGAACATGCATATTCACGTTCACCTaaatacacatgtacacatatatacacatgcacatacataagTGCACACATGGACATAGATAAACATACACGTGAACAAGCACATACAAAGacaaatgcatatatatatatatatatatatatacatgtaccTAATCTGGTGGTAAACTTcactcaaataaaaaactgtattttaaagtaAATCAGGAAAAACGTCCTTcagaaaacacttttcttttctaaacatgtgtgtttccaAAGTGAAAGATATCCTCTTCATTGGTTCTAATATGTTGAGCTGTCTCAGCCATCGCAGCTTGGAATTCTAAAACTGTCGACAGGGTTGGAGAGGATCTCAGCGTGAGGATGATGAAGTGAAACTCACGATACCCAGCAGAGAAGGATTGTTGTGAATCTGATGTTGTGCGTCCTCAGCAGGTCGAAGAAACTGTGGCTTTCCTTCACCTCTGTCTTATCCTCATCCTCCTGCAAGATACAAGGACCTCAGGCTCAAGGTGTTCATGGTAAAAGAGCTCTGTATTATTATTCCTTCCCAAAACAAAGggtttgtctctgtatttcATCCACATACTGTACTTCTCAGCCTCACAGCCAAAAGGGTTCAGATCAACTTACACTGCAAATCTCAAAGATGACGGGAGGAGCCTGCAGCTTGTTCCATTTAGCAGCTTTTCTCACGATGGCTTCAGCCTCCTCCACTCGTCCCTGAGAGAGCAGCCACCGAGGAGACTCCGGGATGAACCTGCAGTTCAACAGTTTCAGTGGATCTAAAGACAATAACTTTACAACATGAATTAAATATACAGCAGCAAACACTCATTTCAATGTATACAAATATAGTGTGGTACTGTTGCCCTGAGCAGAGAATTCAGTCAAACTCTCTATCTGTTGTAATTCAAGTTTATCTGCCGGTTCAGGTGCAACTTCACGCCACTGTTCATGTTTGTGCACGTTTGTGCATGAGCGGGCCTTCCTGAAAGCTCTCATTAGTGGTGTGGTAAATATCAAGGACATCCAGGTAGAGCAGTTTGTTTCTTGGAAGGCTGTGATCTTTGAGAGTAAAGATCCACCCAGCTGCTGTTGAACCAGGAAACAAAGAGGCTCAGCTCATTTTTCATAAAGTCTCTGGTTAACTAGCTGCAAGCCGCCATGCCAGGGTGCTGCACCCGGGGCTGAGAGACCACATTCCACACGGCAGACACCAGATGGATGCAGTTTACATAGTTTACAAATACAGGCTGTGCATTTCTCAGTAGATTCAGTAGTTTGATACTTTCACAGGATTAACAGCACTCTGACCCGCGTTATAATCAAAAAAGACATTGACAGCTTTCTTCACTTTAGTTTCACATTTGTTTCAGTTGCTTCATTTCTTTTTGGAAATTCTAACTCCATGatgaaaacatgttaaacatGTATAAGCTTTGTTCTGCTCCTCCCAATTCCTGGGACACTGATCGCTGTTTTGTCTGGGGTTTCACCTAAAGTGTAGCTCCACTGGGACTGTTGGTCACGATGATGGTCACGAATCACTCATTATGAAGTTGAATCATAATGAATGAATTCAACTTCTTCCTAACAAACACACTTATATCCTGGTAACAGACAAAGCATTCCATTCATGAGCCTCCAAAGTAGGGTAACCACAAATATGTGCTTCCTTGAAGTGGGTGCTTACAACTTACCACCAGTGGGGGATGTAGAGCAGGCCTGGCAGCGCCAAAGCCAGAGTGAGAGATCTCCAGTCTCTAATAAAGTAAGCGAAGGCCGGCAGCATCATGTAGCCGATGGTGAAACCTAAACACGTGCCTAAAGATGAGTAGAGGACTCGCACGTTGCCGGTGAAGATCTCAGCTCCTGCACGCagggagaaagaaatacaacccTTGTGATGTGTGTGGAACAAGGAGGAGAAATGCACCAAGTTATTTACACTCTCATTGTAAATCTCGAAAGTGTGTGACGACAGAGGAGAAGCGTATATTTATTTACCCAGCACTAAAGCAGCTACGAAGTTTGATATCTGTCCCAAACcattgatgaagaggaggatggttAACATTAGCCATGAGGCAGAGTAGACGAGAATGAAGGTAAAAACCGTCTGAAGTGCGACGGTGGCAAACAGAATAGGCTTCCTTCCAAATCTGTAGGGAGAAGTCAAATAAATCAAGATATTGTACAGTTGTCTAAGACTAAATGTTGTACTGCGAATATCGTCAGCGGTGGAGGAAACACTCGGGTTCTTGAGTTGAGTCTaataataaatgtcaaaatattaaGTATTGCATTCAAAATTGTATTGTAGTTAAAGTATAGAAATGTTATGCACCACAACATTTGTGGAAGGAAACCTAAAGTCCCAAAGTCTCCcaaaataaatgttctgattTTGTGCACACAAAGGTATAAGGTAATATACGGTGAAAGATACAAATGTCAAGACTTCAACTGCCACATCACATATATTAATTAAAGTGCATTGTCTTTCTTTATGGAGTTTTTTCATGAATAACCCGTACATTACAACTTGACAGTAATATCATGTGGTGCATGTGTTTGAGTACTTGTCTGACAGCAGCCCGGAGAAGAAAGATCCACACAGACTTCCCAGGAAATAGACGGTGGCGGTTAACGGCTGCTTCCACTCTTCACTGCACACCAGGTTAAACTGAAATATCAATGCATTAACATTTGAACAAAGGGAATTGCACGGACTTCAAGATATGATGACCTGCGCccaaggaggttctgttttcattgctgtttgcacAACAAGGACACTTCCTAAACAGAAATCTCTTGATCCACATGTGCACGTGGGAGACGTTTGCCTTCAAGGCTTTCTGAGAAAAATATGTCTTCTTTTTCCAGGTCAAACGCAACACGTGGACTCGTAAAAACTAAATTCCATTCTTGTGTTTCCATGCAAACATGTGGAAGTTAATAAAAATGACCTAAAGGTACATTTGCACAAGGTTTGACGAGCCTAGGAAATCCTGGGCCCAGCATTTTGTCAACATCTTTATTGTGACCGCTTTAATTTCAGTACGACTAGAACAAAGAGGGAGAGTTTCTAACGCACCCAGATGCTGCAGGGACAAAAGAGACATATACAGGGAGAGGCTGATGTGCCTATGCAGAGACAGTATACTAATTAAACACCTTCAGGACACCGCAAGAGACAAATATAACAAGAAGCTCACTCACAGCCTCGGCCGCACACATCCCTTACCTCAGAGACTACAGTGGATGTGTATGTGTCCGTGCTGTAGCTCCACCCGTCCACACAGGCCTCCTGCTCCAGGTCGGTGAGGTTGACGTCCCTGCCAGGCACGAAGCCCTGAGCCGACAGATTTCTGACCACATCCAACCGGTATCTGCTGcatctgctctgctcctccttccCATTCACCACCTCACAGTGGTAAAAATAACACAAGTCACAAGTTTATTTTGCAGTAATATTATCTGTCATAACATATTGGGTAAAATAATAACGAGACAAAGGAAATATATGGCATCAATTAGGCACTATATCCATACACTACCTGTATCTCTATTATCTTCGGATACAACAGGAACAAAATTGCCTACGAATTTGACCTTTGAATTCTTGAATTAGAAATATTCTGCAGAAATGTCTTTGGCAAAGCAAAGAAATGACTTGGAATTTATGTGTGGATTTGCACAACTGATGTTTtggacacaaacaacacaagagaagtgcaaaattgttctttctctttcttcatgtGCGTCATAACCAAACATGTGCAATAATGACCACcatcattattacattatttcaTTAACAGGTCAGGTGTAATATCCCATATGAATTACTTATTTATCCTTTATAATCACTgccactttgtgtgtttgtattagtTTCTCTGTCTCATGCAGCTATTGATATTAACTATTGAACACTGGTTCTTCGGTTCTCCGCATATACTCtatctttatttcatttacTATAAACTTCTATTTGTCACTTTCATTGTTTTACTTAActgtattctgttttatttgataGCGTTACTGTAATTTTGGAGCCAGCTGGAGCTTTGATATAAATAAAGTCTTATCTTATCaaataacaatgaatacaaatgttttaCGAATGATATTCTATTGCAATATTTCAATTATTATGCCCCTATTCATTGAGGAAAATGAATGAGATGGAGCTCTCACCTCCACTGGTATGGTGGCTT
This genomic window from Pleuronectes platessa chromosome 15, fPlePla1.1, whole genome shotgun sequence contains:
- the LOC128457590 gene encoding solute carrier family 22 member 4, which encodes MRDYDESIAFLGQWGRFQQVVFFLLCSTIVPNGFGAFTLVFLTDMPSHHCLVPDDNLTEDWRKATIPVEVVNGKEEQSRCSRYRLDVVRNLSAQGFVPGRDVNLTDLEQEACVDGWSYSTDTYTSTVVSEFNLVCSEEWKQPLTATVYFLGSLCGSFFSGLLSDKFGRKPILFATVALQTVFTFILVYSASWLMLTILLFINGLGQISNFVAALVLGAEIFTGNVRVLYSSLGTCLGFTIGYMMLPAFAYFIRDWRSLTLALALPGLLYIPHWWFIPESPRWLLSQGRVEEAEAIVRKAAKWNKLQAPPVIFEICSEDEDKTEVKESHSFFDLLRTHNIRFTTILLCWVSFTMMTGYFGLSFSTAQLHDDPYISCFISAAIEVPGYITSWVALRYFPRRSAMICILLIGSVPLLLIQFVPETLPHMSLALEILGKYALTAGVSMIFTYTSELYPTPLRNTATGTTSTISRVGACFAPFLLTLRIYLKGLPHIVMGSLCVVSIFATLFLPESFGRPLPETIQAMYKRERIRCPCISGGEQNVHVHYQDSLI